The Homo sapiens chromosome 5, GRCh38.p14 Primary Assembly genome includes a window with the following:
- the TCOF1 gene encoding treacle protein isoform X40: MAEARKRRELLPLIYHHLLRAGYVRAAREVKEQSGQKCFLAQPVTLLDIYTHWQQTSELGRKRKAEEDAALQAKKTRVSDPISTSESSEEEEEAEAETAKATPRLASTNSSVLGADLPSSMKEKAKAETEKAGKTGNSMPHPATGKTVANLLSGKSPRKSAEPSANTTLVSETEEEGSVPAFGAAAKPGMVSAGQADSSSEDTSSSSDETDVEVKASEKILQVRAASAPAKGTPGKGATPAPPGKAGAVASQTKAGKPEEDSESSSEESSDSEEETPAAKALLQAKASGKTSQVGAASAPAKESPRKGAAPAPPGKTGPAVAKAQAGKREEDSQSSSEESDSEEEAPAQAKPSGKAPQVRAASAPAKESPRKGAAPAPPRKTGPAAAQVQVGKQEEDSRSSSEESDSDREALAAMNAAQVKPLGKSPQVKPASTMGMGPLGKGAGPVPPGKVGPATPSAQVGKWEEDSESSSEESSDSSDGEVPTAVAPAQEKSLGNILQAKPTSSPAKGPPQKAGPVAVQVKAEKPMDNSESSEESSDSADSEEAPAAMTAAQAKPALKIPQTKACPKKTNTTASAKVAPVRVGTQAPRKAGTATSPAGSSPAVAGGTQRPAEDSSSSEESDSEEEKTGLAVTVGQAKSVGKGLQVKAASVPVKGSLGQGTAPVLPGKTGPTVTQVKAEKQEDSESSEEESDSEEAAASPAQVKTSVKKTQAKANPAAARAPSAKGTISAPGKVVTAAAQAKQRSPSKVKPPVRNPQNSTVLARGPASVPSVGKAVATAAQAQTGPEEDSGSSEEESDSEEEAETLAQVKPSGKTHQIRAALAPAKESPRKGAAPTPPGKTGPSAAQAGKQDDSGSSSEESDSDGEAPAAVTSAQSSWPSCYTRTSPGCKHPEEGPSLGEHSQELLLRERG, encoded by the exons ATGGCCGAGGCCAGGAAGCGGCGGGAGCTACTTCCCCTGATCTACCACCATCTGCTGCGGGCTGGCTATGTGCGTGCGGCGCGGGAAGTGAAGGAGCAGAGCGGCCAG AAGTGTTTCCTGGCTCAGCCCGTAACCCTTCTGGACATCTATACACACTGGCAACA AACCTCAGAGCTTGGTCGGAAGCGGAAGGCAGAGGAAGATGCGGCACTGCAAGCTAAGAAAACCCGTGTGTCAGACCCCATCAGCACCTCGGAGAGCtcggaagaggaggaagaagcagaAGCCGAAACCGCCAAAGCCA CCCCAAGACTAGCATCTACCAACTCCTCAGTCCTGGGGGCGGACTTGCCATCAAGCATGAAAGAAAAAGCCAAG gcagagacagagaaagctGGCAAGACTGGGAATTCCATGCCACACCCTGCCACTGGGAAGACGGTGGCCAACCTTCTTTCTGGGAAGTCTCCCAGGAAGTCAGCAGAGCCCTCAGCAAATACTACGTTGGTCTCAGAAACTGAGGAGGAGGGCAGCGTCCCGGCCTTTGGAGCTGCTGCCAAGCCTG GGATGGTGTCAGCGGGCCAGGCCGACAGCTCCAGCGAGGACACCTCCAGCTCCAGTGATGAGACAGACGTGGAG GTAAAGGCCTCTGAAAAAATTCTCCAGGTCAGAGCTGCCTCAGCCCCTGCCAAGGGGACCCCTGGGAAAGGGGCTACCCCAGCACCCCCTGGGAAGGCAGGGGCTGTAGCCTCCCAGACCAAGGCAGGGAAGCCAGAGGAGGACTCAGAGAGCAGCAGCGAGGAGTCATCTGACAGTGAGGAGGAGACGCCAGCTGCCAAGGCCCTGCTTCAG GCGAAGGCCTCAGGAAAAACCTCTCAGGTCGGAGCTGCCTCAGCCCCTGCCAAGGAGTCCCCCAGGAAAGGAGCTGCCCCAGCGCCCCCTGGGAAGACAGGGCCTGCAGTTGCCAAGGCCCAGGCGGGGAAGCGGGAGGAGGACTCGCAGAGCAGCAGCGAGGAATCGGACAGTGAGGAGGAGGCGCCTGCTCAG GCGAAGCCTTCAGGGAAGGCCCCCCAGGTCAGAGCCGCCTCGGCCCCTGCCAAGGAGTCCCCCAGGAAAGGGGCTGCCCCAGCACCTCCTAGGAAAACAGGGCCTGCAGCCGCCCAGGTCCAGGtggggaagcaggaggaggaCTCAAGAAGCAGCAGCGAGGAGTCAGACAGTGACAGAGAGGCACTGGCAGCCATGAATGCAGCTCAG GTGAAGCCCTTGGGGAAAAGCCCCCAGGTGAAACCTGCCTCTACCATGGGCATGGGGCCCTTGGGGAAAGGCGCCGGCCCAGTGCCACCCGGGAAGGTGGGGCCTGCAACCCCCTCAGCCCAGGTGGGGAAGTGGGAGGAGGACTCAGAGAGCAGTAGTGAGGAGTCATCAGACAGCAGTGATGGAGAGGTGCCCACAGCTGTGGCCCCGGCTCAG GAAAAGTCCTTGGGGAACATCCTCCAGGCCAAACCCACCTCCAGTCCTGCCAAGGGGCCCCCTCAGAAGGCAGGGCCTGTAGCCGTCCAGGTCAAGGCTGAAAAGCCCATGGACAACTCGGAGAGCAGCGAGGAGTCATCGGACAGTGCGGACAGTGAGGAGGCACCAGCAGCCATGACTGCAGCTCAG GCAAAACCAGCTCTGAAAATTCCTCAGACCAAGGCCTGCCCAAAGAAAACCAATACCACTGCATCTGCCAAGGTCGCCCCTGTGCGAGTGGGCACCCAAGCCCCCCGGAAAGCAGGAACTGCGACTTCTCCAGCAGGCTCATCCCCAGCTGTGGCTGGGGGCACCCAGAGACCAGCAGAGGATTCTTCAAGCAGTGAGGAATCAGATAGTGAGGAAGAGAAGACAGGTCTTGCAGTAACCGTGGGACAG GCAAAGTCTGTGGGGAAAGGCCTCCAGGTGAAAGCAGCCTCAGTGCCTGTCAAGGGGTCCTTGGGGCAAGGGACTGCTCCAGTACTCCCTGGGAAGACGGGGCCTACAGTCACCCAGGTGAAAGCTGAAAAGCAGGAAGACTCTGAGAGCAGTGAGGAGGAATCAGACAGTGAGGAAGCAGCTGCATCTCCAGCACAG GTGAAAACCTCAGTAAAGAAAACCCAGGCCAAAGCCAACCCAGCTGCCGCCAGAGCACCTTCAGCAAAAGGGACAATTTCAGCCCCTGGAAAAGTTGTCACTGCAGCTGCTCAAGCCAAGCAGAGGTCTCCATCCAAG GTGAAGCCACCAGTGAGAAACCCCCAGAACAGTACCGTCTTGGCGAGGGGCCCAGCATCTGTGCCATCTGTGGGGAAGGCCGTGGCTACAGCAGCTCAGGCCCAGACAGGGCCAGAGGAGGACTCAGGGAGCAGTGAGGAGGAGTCAGACAGTGAGGAGGAGGCGGAGACGCTGGCTCAG GTGAAGCCTTCAGGGAAGACCCACCAGATCAGAGCTGCCTTGGCTCCTGCCAAGGAGTCCCCCAGGAAAGGGGCTGCCCCAACACCTCCTGGGAAGACAGGGCCTTCGGCTGCCCAGGCAGGGAAGCAGGATGACTCAGGGAGCAGCAGCGAGGAATCAGACAGTGATGGGGAGGCACCGGCAGCTGTGACCTCTGCCCAG